The window GCCGTACGACAGCGCGTATCCGTCGAGCAGCGCGGTCAGCCGGGGGTCCGTCAGCTCCCAGGCACCGACCTCCGCCAGCGTGCCCGCCTGCCGGGCGGCCCGCAGTATCCGGCGCTGCCGGAGCGCCGGATACGGATCACGGCCCAGCACCTGCCAGTCGGCGCGCAACGGCTCCTCCAGCAACGGCCGCCGGGACCTGTCCCAGGCATCCCGGGCCCGGTCGAGGAACTCGCCCCAGCTGCGGCCCGCACCGGCCCCCAGCGCGCCGTCCAGGGCGGCGACCACCCCGGCGCGCGAGGCGTTCGGCAGCGAGACCGCCGTGCCGTCGGCGAAGAGATGGCGGCTCGCCGGATCGACCTGCGTCATCGTGACGCACCGCTCCAGCGGCTCCTTGCCGGTCTTGACGAACAGATCGCGGTAGACGGCGGGCAGATGCAGCAGCGAGGGACCCGTGTCGAACGCGAAGCCGTCCCGGGCATACCGGCCGACCGAGCCGCCGTACGTCCCGGACCGCTCGTACACCGTCACCCGGTGTCCTGCCACAGCCAGCCGGGCGGCCGCCGCCATTGCGCCCATCCCGGCGCCGATCACCGCAATACGTGCCATGTCAGTGACCTTAACGGCCACCGCTGACAAGTCAGCCGGGAGGCCAGTGCGAACCCGTCCCGGCCATGCGTTTCTCCTCGCGCCGCTGGGCCCTGCGGCGCAGGAACCGGCGGATCCGGGAGGCCAGGAAGGCCAGTATCACGATGCCGAGCACCAGCAGCGTCGCGGCGATGATGGCGGCCGCCAGCGGATGGAATATCGCGAACGTGATGATTCCGGCGACGCCCAGGTCCTCGGCGGTGCTCACCGCGATATTGCTGAACGGCTCGGGCGAGGTGTTCACCGCCATCCTGGTGCCCGCCTTCACCAGATGGCTCATCAGCGCGGTGGAACCGCCGACGGCCCCGGCGGCGAGCTCCGGCAGCGAACCGCTCTGACCGGCCAGCAGCGCCGCCACGACGGCCCCGGCGATCGGCCTGATGACGGTGTGCACCGAGTCCCAGAGCGAGTCCACGTACGGGATCTTGTCCGCCACCGCCTCGCACAGGAACAGCACACCGGCCACCACGAGCACATCGGTGCGCTGCAGCGAGGCGGGCACCTCGTCGCTGATGCCGGTCGCGCCGAAGACGCCGAGCAACAGGACCACCGCGTAGGCGTTGATCCCGCTCGCCCAGCCACTTGTGAACACCAGGGGGAGTACGGACACGGACGCGATCGTAACCAGGTGGTGCGGCACTGCGGGTGGAGTCGGGTGCGCAGCTCTGAGTATCCGTACCTAGTGAACGAGATGAGTAGGTACGCGGATGGGCTGCCACCTGCCCGGACGGAAGAGTGGAGACCACGGAAGGGGCGCAGCGCCGGTACCGCCGACACGGGGTGGCGGAACAGGCACGGCACTCCTTCCGGAACGGGGGTGCACCACGGAGGGCCCGGGGACCACGGGGGAACACGGGGGTCACGGGGGAAGGCCCTCCGGCAGCACGGGAAGCGCCGGTCGGACGAGGCTCGGGGGGATCGAGCCTCGTGGGACCGGCGTTTCTGTTGTGTGCGCACGCTCTCGGGAGGAGCGCGTGTCAGCGTCCGCTGACCCGGCCGTGCAGCAGCAGGGACAGCGCCGAGTGCACGTCGTCGATGGACCGCTCGGGCTGGAACGCCTGCCAGTCCAGCGCAGCCACCAGCACCATGCCGACCAGTGCGGCCGCCGTCAGCGGGATGTCGATCTCCTGGCTGAGCTCGCCGTTCCCGACGCCCTCCCGGAGCACGTCCTCGACCACGGCGACGGCCTCCTGACGTACCACCAGGAGGGTCGCCTGCCAGGCACGGTTGGTGCGCCACAGCTCGGCGACGTACAGCTGGGTGAAGGCCGGGTAGCGGTCGATGAAGACCAGGCCGGCCCTGATCATTGCGTCCAGGGCCTCGACCCGGGTGCCGCCGCGCTCCTCGGTCTGCTCGGCCGCTGACCGCAGTGACGCGGTCAGCAGTCCGACGCCGTGCCGCAGCAGTTCCTCGAAGAGCTCGGTCTTGCTCTTGAAGTTGTAGTAGACCGTGCCCTTGGCGACCCCGGCGCGCTCGGCGATCTCGTCGACCGTGGTCGCCGAGAAACCCTTCTCCGCGATGAGCGTGACGGCCGCCTCGTAGAGCTTCTGCCGGGTGGCCTGGCGACGCGTGGTGCTACTGCTTTCCATGCGGTCGATTCTCACAGGTCCCGGCGCGCTCACAGGCTCAGCTCCGGATGCAGCCGGTCCAGCGTCCACACCTGCTTGCGGCGCGCGGCGACCGCGGTCAGGGCCAGCGCCCCCGCCGTGAACGCCAGGAGCACCGCACAGCCCTGCCAGACCGGACCGAGTCCGCCGCCAGTGATCAGCCGGCGCAGCCCCTCGACGATGTAGCTCATCGGCAGATACGGGTGGATCGCACCGAAGAAGCCGGGGCTGGTCTGGACGGGATACGTACCTCCGGCCGAGGTCAGCTGGAGCATCAGCACGGCAAGTACGAGGATCCGCCCCGCCGCGCCGAACCGTGCGTTCAGCCACTGCACGATCGCGCCGAAGCAGCAGGTCACAAGGGCTAGGAAGCCGATCGTTCCGGCGGCGTGGGCCATCTGCAGTCCCAGCCCCCAGTGCAGCACGGACATCAGGGCGGCGACCTGCAGCAGACCGATCGCGGCCACCGGCAGCCAGCCCGCGAGGGCGATCCGCCAGGTGGAAGCCCCGGCGGCGAGCGCCCGCCGGTTCAGCGGCTGGATCAGCATGTACGCCACCATCGCGCCCACCCAGAGGGAGAGCGGGATGAAGTACGGGGCGAACCCGGTGCCGTAGTTGGGGGCCTTGTGCAGCGACTGGGAGGCGAGCTTCACCGGGTCGGCCATCACATCGGTGCGCCGGTCGCGGTCCTGCTTGTCGTAGTCGGGGATCTTGCCGACCCCGTCGTTCAGCCCTTGGGCGAGCGAGGCCGAACCGTCGCCGAGCCGGATCAGTCCGCCGTCCAGGCTGGTCGCGCCCTTCTTGAGCTCGCCGACGCCGGTGTTCAGGTCGACGGATCCGGTCCTCGCGGTGGCCAGGCCGGTGTGCAGTTCGTCCGCTCCCTTGGCGACCTTGTGGGCACCGGTGTTG is drawn from Streptomyces sp. NBC_01717 and contains these coding sequences:
- a CDS encoding DUF4126 domain-containing protein, with the translated sequence MSVLPLVFTSGWASGINAYAVVLLLGVFGATGISDEVPASLQRTDVLVVAGVLFLCEAVADKIPYVDSLWDSVHTVIRPIAGAVVAALLAGQSGSLPELAAGAVGGSTALMSHLVKAGTRMAVNTSPEPFSNIAVSTAEDLGVAGIITFAIFHPLAAAIIAATLLVLGIVILAFLASRIRRFLRRRAQRREEKRMAGTGSHWPPG
- a CDS encoding TetR/AcrR family transcriptional regulator, whose product is MESSSTTRRQATRQKLYEAAVTLIAEKGFSATTVDEIAERAGVAKGTVYYNFKSKTELFEELLRHGVGLLTASLRSAAEQTEERGGTRVEALDAMIRAGLVFIDRYPAFTQLYVAELWRTNRAWQATLLVVRQEAVAVVEDVLREGVGNGELSQEIDIPLTAAALVGMVLVAALDWQAFQPERSIDDVHSALSLLLHGRVSGR